Part of the Flavobacterium alkalisoli genome is shown below.
GCCTTAACAAAGCTTACAAATAACGGATGCGGGTTAGCTACCGTACTCTTATACTCAGGGTGGTATTGTACCCCAATAAAGAACGGATGATTTTCTAGCTCAACTACTTCTACAAGACCTGTATCAGGATTAATACCCGAAGCGATAAGGCCTGAACTCTGCATTTCGTCAAGATAAGCACCATTAAATTCATAACGGTGACGGTGACGCTCTAATATATCTGTGCTTCCGTATATTTTGTTTGCAAGAGAACCTTCTGCTATGTGGCATTTCCATGCACCTAAACGCATAGTACCACCCATCTCTGTAATGTTCTTTTGCTCTTCCATTATATTAATTACAGGATATGGAGTGCTTTCATTCATCTCTGTAGAATTAGCTCCTTCCCAACCCATTACGTTACGGGCATATTCTATAACTGCCATTTGCATACCTAAACAGATACCAAAGAAAGGAATTTTATTTTCCCTTGCATAACGAACAGTCTCTATTTTACCTTCAATACCTCTTCCTCCAAAACCGGGAGCAACTAAAATACCGTCTAAACCTGCAAGCTTTTTAGCTGCATTGTGCTCATCAAGATATTCTGAATGGATACTGATTACATTTACTTTAGTTTCGTTTACGGCACCCGCATGTATAAACGCCTCAAGGATTGATTTGTATGAATCCTGAAGTTCTACATACTTTCCTACTAAACCAATGTTTACAGTATGCTTAGGGTTTTTAAGCTTGTAAAGAAAATCGTTCCATTGCTTTAAGTCCGGCTTGTTTTTCTCTGCAAGGTCAAGCTTTTTAAGCGCTACCCTGTCAAGGCCTTCCTCAAGCATTAGGTTAGGAACATCATATATTGTAGAAGCATCTATCGACTGGATAACCGCTTCTCTCTTAACATTACAGAATAATGCAAGCTTTTGTCTTAAATCAGACGAAAGCTCATGCTCTGTACGGCAAACAAGGATATCTGCCTTGATACCGCTTTCCATTAATGTTTTTACAGAGTGCTGTGTAGGCTTTGTTTTAAGCTCACCTGCAGCCGCAAGATATGGCACAAGCGTTAAGTGAATAACAATACCGTTATTTTCACCAAGTTCCCATACTAACTGCCTTACAGACTCGATATACGGTAGTGACTCGATGTCACCAACAGTACCTCCTATCTCGGTAATAACAATATCATAGTCTCCCGTTTTACCAAGCTGCTGCATGCGTTCCTTAATCTCATTGGTAATGTGCGGAACAACCTGTACTGTTTTTCCTAAAAACTCTCCTCTTCTCTCTTTCTCAATAACCGAAAGATATACCCTTCCTGTCGTAACGTTATTAGCCTGTGATGTAGGAACGTTTAGAAAACGCTCATAGTGCCCAAGGTCAAGATCCGTTTCGGCACCATCATCAGTTACATAACATTCACCATGTTCATACGGGTTAAGTGTACCCGGATCCACATTGATATACGGATCAAATTTCTGAATAGCGGTTCTGTAACCTCTGGCCTGCAATAATTTCGCTAAGGAAGCAGCTATGATTCCTTTCCCTAAAGAAGAACTTACACCTCCTGTAACAAAAATATACTTCGTTTGATTCATTGTACTGTTGTTGTGTTGTTGCTGTTGTAAAAAACGTGGCAAAAATAAGCAATTTTATCCGATTATAAGTAATATGGAAATGAGGTAATTTGAAAATTTGAAAATGCTCCCCACAAAAGGCAGAAAAAACCATCAAAAATTCATGTTTAAGAAACACTTCTTTAACAAAAATTCATTTTTCTATGGTTTCGGATATTGATTCTTAATATTCCTTATCAGTTTTTCAAGTCCGTTAAGTTTTAGTTCGTATATCAACTGAAGCTGCTGCCCCAACTGCCCTGCCGGAAAACCTTTATTGTGGTACCATACCACATAATGCTCTGGTAAATCTATAAGATAACGCCCTTCATATTTACCAAAAGGCATTTTTGTATGTGCTAATTTTATCAGCAATTGTTTTTGTTCGTCCATAAATAAAACTGAACAGCAAATTTAGCAAGTTAAACCCACTTAAAAACAAAAAGCACCCTCAAAAAAAGGGTGCTCTTTCCTGACCAAAGTGCCACGCGAATGAAACACTTTACATAAACCAAAGAATCTAAAAAAACTTCGTAAGTCGAATTTAGATTCATTATTAAACAAAAAAAATACCCAACAGTGGGTATTTTAGTATAAGTTCTAATCGAATATTACCAGTTAAATATTATTTCCCTTTCAATATCAGGGTGAAGGCTAAAGTGTACCGGGCACCTCATCGCTACTCTTTCCAGCAACTCCCTGGATTTTTCATCTGCATTTGATTTAAGGTTAAAAACAACCTTAATCTTAGAAATACGCCTTGGGTCGGCAGCCATAGTTTTTGTAACCTCAGCTGTAGAGCCTTCCAAACTTATCTCCATATCACGGGCTTTAATACCCATAATGGTAAACATACAGGTTGCTAATGCATTTGCCACAGTATCTGTAGGGGAAAATGCCTCGCCTTTTCCGTTATTATCAAGAGGGGCATCTGATATGATCTCGCTACCCGACTGAAGGTGAATGGAAGATGTTCTTAACTCTCCCAGATAAGTTACCTTGGATGTCATAATTAATTTGCCTGTTTTATGCTTAAATCCTCTTCGTAGTTAAGGATATAAACTCCGTTATTATAATTACCTCCGTTTAAAGTCCTGTAAACAAATTTGTTCTCTGTTTGTTGAGATGCCTTTGTTGCTATTGTTTCTGCAAAACCTTCAGGCTGATACATACGCAGAATAACATCCAGAGTAACATCAAAACCCCTTGAAGCAAACTGATTAGGCATTACACCGTTTTTCGCTTTAAACTTTTTTATAAATCCGGCAGCCATAGGATTTTCGCTGTCGTTAGTTACCGACGGATATAACATTCTTAACCTTGTAAGTAGCTTTAAAGGCACTTCCTCATTATCCAGAATATCTGTCCTCTCCATTACCGCAAGCTGAATCTGGTAGTCTGCCATTAGTTTTGAAAGTACTCTTACCGTGTTAGAAACCTTTCCGGCACTTTCAGTATCAAGCACTATATAATTCATTTTTGAAGGATCTAAAAGAGGTTTCATTATATCCTCTGTAATAGTACCGTCTGCAAATTTAACTCCGGCATAATTATTTCTTATAAACTGCTTAGAGCTTAGTTTTTTCTCGTCTATAACAGCTATTACATTACCGCTTTTAAACTTAAGATAATCAAGCATAGCCATTCTTACCATATCCTGAGTAGGTACCGACTGATATAGGTTTGGCAATGGTTTACCTGCTTCCTTAGATAACGGAGATATTATAGGAATCCCGGCTAAAATTTGTGCTGTTTTCTCAACATTATTCTGGAAGAACGGACCTATAACCGCATCTACCCCTACAAGACCACCACGAAGGTTGTCTATAGCCGAGCTCGTGCTTGATTCCTGCGAGTCAAGTATTTTTACTTTTACAGGTATCCCCATAGCCTGTGCAGAATCTATAGCGATTAATGCACCTGCATAAAAATCAAGGGTCATGTTAAGAAACTTGTTAGTTCTAACCCTTTCTTTCTCACTTTCATCATCAGCCCCTTTATTAATATTAAAAGGCAGTAGTAATGCAAGTTGTTTTGTTTGTGCTTTGTTTAAAGTTACAGACAGGTTAGAAATACCCGGAGCATATGATCTTGTAGCACCAAATACAGTTCCTGAATCGGGATTAGGATTAGGCAGTTTTAAAACCATCCCTTCCTTAAGGCCGTCTTTAGCATCTGGGTTTAATGCTACTATCTCCTGCTCTGTAATCCCCACCCTTCTTGTAAGGCTGTAAAAAGTTTCTTTAGGCTGAACCGTATATTCTATATATTGGTTCTCCGGCTTTTTAAGCTGAGCTCCCGGAGCTATTTCTTTAGCTATTATAGAATTCTTGTCCAGTTTTAGTTTATAGCCTAACGGCAGCGGACTATCTTTAACTTCGGGATTAAGCTCTTCCAGTAACTGAAGACTCATTCCATAGTCTTTAGCAATGGAATATTTTGTTTCACCAGCCTCTACTGTATGGTACATATAAGAAGGAGCATCCTTTTTCCACAGTTGCTTTTCTGCCCTTTCAGCCTGAGCCTCAACACCACTCCCCTTTACGGGGATTATAATTTTTTGACCTATCTGCAAACCATTTGTTACAATCTCAGGATTTGCCTTTTTTAAATCTTCTTCAGATACATTGTACTGTTTAGAAAGGCCATAAAGCGTTTCTTTAGGCTGCACCTCATGTATAGGATTTGCAATTTTAGTGGATTTCTCACTTACAGCAACATCAGTCTTAACCGGAACTCCTCCTGCAGTAGGAACAAGTAGTATTGCTCCTTCGTTAATACCGTTTTGAGAATCTGGATTAAGCCTGTAAATATCATATGGGGTAACTTTATATTTTTTTGCAATATCTGTTACTGTCTCTCCTTTTGCTACCTGGTGCTTTTTATATTTACCCTGAGCATAAGCAGAGCCTGAAAATAACGCTAGTGAAAAAAATAAAATTACAATGTACTTCATGTTTAAGTTTGGTTTATTTATAACATTTAGGTGGATGCAAATTTAGCTTTTGTTACAACTGCTAAGGCCTAAAATATGATAAATTTCAGTTAAAACACTAAACCTATCAAAAAAGCCTTAACCTCAAATATTTATCCCTTATTAAAATCCTCAGGTTTTATATCTTTCTTCTTCTTTTTTGGCGGAGCAGGCACCTGTATAGGGCCTCCTTTTTCCTTTTCCAGCTTTGCCTTAAACGCATCAAGATCTTTTTTGTGCGACTTATGCAAAGGAATCTTTAATACTCCTCCACCCTGTTTTGAATCATATCCTCCTACAGCCCATTCATTATATTCATAAATATCCTTTGGGTCTATCATGTACTTTTTAGAGATCATTATCATTCTCTCCCCAGGCAATATTTTATGATCAATAAAAAACGCATCAGGATCTTCTTCTTCCTCTCCATCATCTGAATACACTTCTTCGGTATCATATTCGTCGTCATTTTCTTCGTTGCCGTAATTATTCTGTGCAAGAAGGGAATTATAAGGCAAACAGGCGAAAAAGGCCAGTAGTAATAATTTTTTCATGGCTTATATTTTTTTAGTAGTTATGAAATCTAAATTAAAAGATTTTTCGCGATTTTATAAATATCTGCTTAACTATTTACCAAAACCCTGCCATAAATAAAATAAGCCCTCACTAAAAGTGAAGGCTTATTTATTATATAACTTAAATATCTATTTTCTTATTCCCATTCAATTGTGGCCGGTGGCTTAGAGCTGATATCATAAACAACCCTGTTTACACCTTTTACCTTATTGATAATTTCGTTAGAAACCTTCATCAGGAACTCATAAGGAAGATGAACCCAGTCTGCAGTCATACCATCTGTAGATTCTACAGCCCTAAGTGCAACTACTTTCTCATAAGTTCTCTCGTCTCCCATTACACCTACACTGTTTACAGGTAATAATATTGCACCTGCCTGCCATACTTTATTATACAGGCCGTGATCTTTAAGACCCTGGATAAATATATGATCAACTTCCTGAAGTATACGTACTTTCTCCGGAGTGATATCTCCTAAAATCCTGATTGAAAGACCTGGCCCAGGGAATGGGTGTCTTCCTAAAAGCTCAGGATCAATTCCTAAAGTAGCACCTACTCTTCTTACCTCATCTTTAAAAAGCATTCTTAGCGGTTCTACAACCTGAAGTTTCATAAAGTCCGGTAATCCACCTACATTGTGGTGAGATTTAATGGTAGCTGAAGGTCCTTTTACAGAAACCGACTCAATTACGTCTGGATAGATAGTACCCTGAGCTAACCATTTAACATCGGTAAGTAAGTGTGCCTCATCATCAAATACTTCGATAAATACACGACCGATAGTTTTTCTTTTAGTTTCAGGATCTTCAATACCTGCAAGCTCACTAAGGAACCTTTCAGATGCATCTACTCCCTTAACGTTAAGCCCCATATCCTTGTATTGGTGTAATACATTTTCAAACTCATCTTTACGAAGAAGTCCGTTGTTTACAAAAATACAGTATAGGTTTTTGCCAATTGCCTTATTTAAAAGTACTGCAGCAACAGTAGAGTCTACCCCTCCTGAAAGTCCAAGTACTACTTTATCATTTTGAATTTTAACCTTAAGCTCCTCTACAATATCTTCAACAAATGTATCTGGAGTAAAGTTTTGAGGCACTTCTGCAATTTTTACTAAAAAGTTCTCCAGCATTTGTTTACCATCTGTAGAGTGGTAAACCTCTGGGTGAAACTGTATTGCATAAGTTGTTTCGCCTTCAATTCTGTAAGCTGCATTTTCCACATCCTTAGTGCTTGCAAGCCTTACACCATTAGTAGGTAATTGCTTGATTGTATCACTGTGGCTCATCCATACCTGACTACCTGCAGAAACACCTTCAAGAAACTGCTCATCTTCCTTAACATAAGAAAGGTTAGCACGACCATACTCACGTATATTACTAGGGGCTACTTCACCTCCGTGGAAGTGAGCAAGATACTGAGCTCCGTAACATACTGCAAGCATAGGCAGTTTACCTCTAATCTCAGAAAGGTCAGGATGCGGTGCATCTTCTGCCCTTACCGAAAACGGGCTACCTGAAAGTATTACAGCTTTATAAGACGATAAATCACCCGGTGGGTTGTTGTAAGGGAAAATTTCGCAGAAGATATTTAACTCGCGAACCCTTCTCGCAATAAGCTGAGTATATTGCGATCCGAAATCTAGAATAAGTACATTGTGTTGCATGCGCAAAAGTAATCCAATATTTTGAAACTGAAAAATGAGTTTTTATGTTTTTTAATTTGATTATTTTTTAGCAGGTTTATCAACAAATATGCACCATTAGCACCCAAAATCAACCTGAGTTTTCATCAAACAAAAAGTTATTTTACAGGATTGTTTTATCTAAAAATGTCAAAAGCAAATGCCTTACTCATAAAAAACACTCAAAAACGGCAGATTACAATTTAGTAACAAAAGAAAAAAAATCAAAACATGTAATTTAATATCATTTTTATATTTTTAACAAAATTTTAGCTTTTAAATGACCACACCCGAAAAAGACCTATGGGATAAAATCTCAAACTTCAGGTTAGATGACCCCGATGCATCCTTTACATTTTCGGCACGCCTTGCAAGGGAAAACGGCTGGACAAAAGAATATACCAACAGAGTTATAGAAGAGTATAGGAAGTTCATTTTTTTATGCTGTGTATCTAAATCTCCCGTAACACCATCCGATTCTGTAGACCAGGCATGGCACTTACATCTAACCTATACAAAATCATACTGGATAGACTTTTGCCGTGACACCCTGCAAAGGGAAATACACCACAACCCAACCAAAGGAGGAGGTGCTGAAAGGAAAAAGTTTAATAACAGCTATTCCGATCTTCATGTAATTTACAACGAGATGTTTGGTTCCATTCCGCCAGAGGACATCTGGCAGGATAACAAAACCCGTTTTACACAAATTAATTTTCAAAGGGTAAGTATAGATAATTACTGGCTTATTAAAAAACCTTCTTTGTTAGCACAAAAGCTTTTAAAAGTATCTTTTGTTGCCGTTGTGATAGCTATAAGTATTCAGGCTTCAGGCAACGGCATACCTTTAACTGTAATAGTTATTATATTTATTATAATAGCTTTAATCAATGCCTTTAGGAAAGGAGGAGGCAACGGAAACTCAAATAGTGGGTGTACTACTTCCTCTTGTTCCGGCGATAGCTGCAATAGCGGATGCAGCTCTCACGGAAACAGCGGATGCGGATCTGGCTGTAGCGGATGCGGAGGCTGTGGCGGAGATTAATATTCCACCTGTTTTATGTTAAAAAATTAAACTATTTTCACTATCTTTAATCAATCAACCCACTACCAACATGAAATTACTTTATTCCTTACTAATATTATTTCTTACACAGTCTTTTTATGCCCAGGATTTTGAATTAAAAAAACCTGACTTCGATCTTATTGAGAAAAATGTAAAAGACAAAAACTCTCCTTATTATTTTGATAAGCTTTATGCCCGATATATAGTCGCTGACAGTACTATGACTTTAGAAGAACGCAGGCATCTTTATTTTGGCTATTCTTTTCAGGATGAATATGCACCTTATGAGCGTTCGGACGCACAACAGGATCTCAACAAAATTTTACAACAGGAGGAATTTACCAAGCAGGATTATCAGGACATACTGACCCTGTCTTCTAAGATATTAAAAATATACCCCTTCAGTATAAGAATGATGGAATACAGGATATTTGTTTATAAGGAGCTGGAACAATATGATGATGCCATAAAACAAACCGTACAGGCCAATATAATACTCGACGCTATACTGAGTACAGGTGAAGGCACATCTAAAGAGTCCAGTTTTTACGTAATTAATGTTATGAACGAATATGAACTCTTAAATATATTAGGGTTTGAATATGGCGGACAGCAAGAACTCGTTGATGGTCTTTATGATTATTTAACCCTAAAAGAAAACTCTTACTATATAGACGGACTATATTTTGAAGTCTCGAGATGTCTTAATTCTCTCAAATTTTAGCTAAAATGAAATATACAGTTGAAATTGAAATCGAGCTACCTGTAAGTAAGGTTATCGAGCTCTTTGACAACCCCGACAACATGAAACACTGGATGGACGGGTTAGCAAGCTTTGAACTTCTTAACGGTGTACCCGGGCAACCGGGTGCAAAATCCCGCCTGATATTCAGGATGGGTAACCGTAATATTGAAATGCTGGAAACCATAACCGTAAAGAAACTACCGGAAGAATATACAGGAACCTATGAGGCAAACGGGGTTTATAATGTGGTAAAAAACAGATTTATATCTTTACCGGGAGACAGGACGAAATATGTTTCTGAAAACTATTTTGAGTTTAAAGGCTTTATGAAAATAATAGCCTTTATAATGCCGGGATCTTTTAAAAAACAGTCCTTAAAATACCTTTATGACTTTAAAAGGTTTGCCGAAAATGACATTAAGCATATAAGCACCATACAACTAAACGGCACTAGCTAAACACGGTAAAAGACTAATAAATATTCAACCAAAGTACAACCTCAGTAGGGCAACACCTAATGAGGCTTTTTTTTTGAATACCTCATTCGCTAAAACAAACTTATAAAGCAAAAAACTGTAAATTCGCAGCATGATGACTTCACACGATATTGATAAGATTAAGAGTTTACTGGCTTCTCCTAAAAAAATTGCCATAATACCACATCGTAATCCTGATGGCGA
Proteins encoded:
- a CDS encoding CTP synthase gives rise to the protein MNQTKYIFVTGGVSSSLGKGIIAASLAKLLQARGYRTAIQKFDPYINVDPGTLNPYEHGECYVTDDGAETDLDLGHYERFLNVPTSQANNVTTGRVYLSVIEKERRGEFLGKTVQVVPHITNEIKERMQQLGKTGDYDIVITEIGGTVGDIESLPYIESVRQLVWELGENNGIVIHLTLVPYLAAAGELKTKPTQHSVKTLMESGIKADILVCRTEHELSSDLRQKLALFCNVKREAVIQSIDASTIYDVPNLMLEEGLDRVALKKLDLAEKNKPDLKQWNDFLYKLKNPKHTVNIGLVGKYVELQDSYKSILEAFIHAGAVNETKVNVISIHSEYLDEHNAAKKLAGLDGILVAPGFGGRGIEGKIETVRYARENKIPFFGICLGMQMAVIEYARNVMGWEGANSTEMNESTPYPVINIMEEQKNITEMGGTMRLGAWKCHIAEGSLANKIYGSTDILERHRHRYEFNGAYLDEMQSSGLIASGINPDTGLVEVVELENHPFFIGVQYHPEYKSTVANPHPLFVSFVKAAVKKKCE
- a CDS encoding DUF3820 family protein, coding for MDEQKQLLIKLAHTKMPFGKYEGRYLIDLPEHYVVWYHNKGFPAGQLGQQLQLIYELKLNGLEKLIRNIKNQYPKP
- a CDS encoding OsmC family protein; protein product: MTSKVTYLGELRTSSIHLQSGSEIISDAPLDNNGKGEAFSPTDTVANALATCMFTIMGIKARDMEISLEGSTAEVTKTMAADPRRISKIKVVFNLKSNADEKSRELLERVAMRCPVHFSLHPDIEREIIFNW
- a CDS encoding amino acid ABC transporter substrate-binding protein → MKYIVILFFSLALFSGSAYAQGKYKKHQVAKGETVTDIAKKYKVTPYDIYRLNPDSQNGINEGAILLVPTAGGVPVKTDVAVSEKSTKIANPIHEVQPKETLYGLSKQYNVSEEDLKKANPEIVTNGLQIGQKIIIPVKGSGVEAQAERAEKQLWKKDAPSYMYHTVEAGETKYSIAKDYGMSLQLLEELNPEVKDSPLPLGYKLKLDKNSIIAKEIAPGAQLKKPENQYIEYTVQPKETFYSLTRRVGITEQEIVALNPDAKDGLKEGMVLKLPNPNPDSGTVFGATRSYAPGISNLSVTLNKAQTKQLALLLPFNINKGADDESEKERVRTNKFLNMTLDFYAGALIAIDSAQAMGIPVKVKILDSQESSTSSAIDNLRGGLVGVDAVIGPFFQNNVEKTAQILAGIPIISPLSKEAGKPLPNLYQSVPTQDMVRMAMLDYLKFKSGNVIAVIDEKKLSSKQFIRNNYAGVKFADGTITEDIMKPLLDPSKMNYIVLDTESAGKVSNTVRVLSKLMADYQIQLAVMERTDILDNEEVPLKLLTRLRMLYPSVTNDSENPMAAGFIKKFKAKNGVMPNQFASRGFDVTLDVILRMYQPEGFAETIATKASQQTENKFVYRTLNGGNYNNGVYILNYEEDLSIKQAN
- the guaA gene encoding glutamine-hydrolyzing GMP synthase, which gives rise to MQHNVLILDFGSQYTQLIARRVRELNIFCEIFPYNNPPGDLSSYKAVILSGSPFSVRAEDAPHPDLSEIRGKLPMLAVCYGAQYLAHFHGGEVAPSNIREYGRANLSYVKEDEQFLEGVSAGSQVWMSHSDTIKQLPTNGVRLASTKDVENAAYRIEGETTYAIQFHPEVYHSTDGKQMLENFLVKIAEVPQNFTPDTFVEDIVEELKVKIQNDKVVLGLSGGVDSTVAAVLLNKAIGKNLYCIFVNNGLLRKDEFENVLHQYKDMGLNVKGVDASERFLSELAGIEDPETKRKTIGRVFIEVFDDEAHLLTDVKWLAQGTIYPDVIESVSVKGPSATIKSHHNVGGLPDFMKLQVVEPLRMLFKDEVRRVGATLGIDPELLGRHPFPGPGLSIRILGDITPEKVRILQEVDHIFIQGLKDHGLYNKVWQAGAILLPVNSVGVMGDERTYEKVVALRAVESTDGMTADWVHLPYEFLMKVSNEIINKVKGVNRVVYDISSKPPATIEWE
- a CDS encoding glycine-rich domain-containing protein, giving the protein MTTPEKDLWDKISNFRLDDPDASFTFSARLARENGWTKEYTNRVIEEYRKFIFLCCVSKSPVTPSDSVDQAWHLHLTYTKSYWIDFCRDTLQREIHHNPTKGGGAERKKFNNSYSDLHVIYNEMFGSIPPEDIWQDNKTRFTQINFQRVSIDNYWLIKKPSLLAQKLLKVSFVAVVIAISIQASGNGIPLTVIVIIFIIIALINAFRKGGGNGNSNSGCTTSSCSGDSCNSGCSSHGNSGCGSGCSGCGGCGGD
- a CDS encoding DUF4919 domain-containing protein, yielding MKLLYSLLILFLTQSFYAQDFELKKPDFDLIEKNVKDKNSPYYFDKLYARYIVADSTMTLEERRHLYFGYSFQDEYAPYERSDAQQDLNKILQQEEFTKQDYQDILTLSSKILKIYPFSIRMMEYRIFVYKELEQYDDAIKQTVQANIILDAILSTGEGTSKESSFYVINVMNEYELLNILGFEYGGQQELVDGLYDYLTLKENSYYIDGLYFEVSRCLNSLKF
- a CDS encoding SRPBCC family protein; this translates as MKYTVEIEIELPVSKVIELFDNPDNMKHWMDGLASFELLNGVPGQPGAKSRLIFRMGNRNIEMLETITVKKLPEEYTGTYEANGVYNVVKNRFISLPGDRTKYVSENYFEFKGFMKIIAFIMPGSFKKQSLKYLYDFKRFAENDIKHISTIQLNGTS